A region of Syngnathoides biaculeatus isolate LvHL_M chromosome 20, ASM1980259v1, whole genome shotgun sequence DNA encodes the following proteins:
- the LOC133493360 gene encoding cytoskeleton-associated protein 4-like, producing MTAKNRQKSNAGGDKAPAAAPPAHKEEKSQKSNGVSGSAGGQGQARKPANQGSSGTPASKGNSGTPTPKGNSGTPSPKGNSGTQSPKGSSGTQSAKGNSGTQSPKGSSGTQSAKGSSGTQSAKGSSGTQSAKGSSGTQSAKGSSGTQSAKGSSGTQSAKGSSGTQAAQAQSRTPAKKSGGCLGTLVSVLFYGAMIAGAALAAFHLQKVVEEIRHTSAKHAESAQRSAELGGKMESVVQQVASLKGVVDSLESSMGATRVELKDAVVRMARGEEETRRLEEALQKLQKDLLKELAEGISEVKEARERDFSSLETTVEQRLEEVSRSVRSSVAEFTGAQGEAQSQLADLQARLGGIEDPAMVKQELAAIVEVVAEIRAAKQDADSTADSIREQINSVREELRTRSQEVASLSQEVESVRSVVQDTVGSLKLSVSATQTDVQALRDQTGPLLGGWEQAAEGVRDVERKLDEVAAQMQKRADDVEARLKASEESGESAVAKVESLLSQYDTQESAQVGKAPSERELEALSEHLEELRTNVAAVGEAQDSLATTDSLMAQRVEELERLAAEAGAENAAKLEEQQGAIASIQTALEEAARTLAALSEAAARAQE from the exons ATGACGGCGAAGAACCGACAGAAGAGCAACGCCGGCGGCGATAAAGCCCCGGCCGCCGCACCGCCGGCGCACAAGGAGGAAAAGTCCCAGAAAAGTAACGGGGTGAGCGGCTCCGCGGGCGGCCAGGGGCAAGCGCGCAAACCGGCGAACCAGGGGAGCTCGGGCACCCCGGCCTCTAAGGGGAACTCGGGGACCCCGACCCCTAAGGGGAACTCGGGGACCCCGTCCCCTAAGGGGAACTCGGGCACCCAGTCCCCTAAGGGGAGCTCGGGCACCCAGTCCGCTAAGGGGAACTCGGGCACCCAGTCCCCTAAGGGGAGCTCGGGCACCCAGTCCGCTAAGGGGAGCTCGGGCACCCAGTCCGCTAAGGGGAGCTCGGGCACCCAGTCCGCTAAGGGGAGCTCGGGCACCCAGTCCGCTAAGGGGAGCTCGGGCACCCAGTCCGCTAAGGGGAGCTCGGGCACCCAGTCCGCTAAGGGGAGCTCGGGCACCCAGGCCGCCCAGGCGCAGTCTCGCACCCCGGCCAAGAAGAGCGGCGGTTGCCTGGGGACCCTGGTCTCGGTCCTCTTCTACGGGGCCATGATCGCGGGCGCCGCCCTGGCCGCCTTCCACTTGCAGAAGGTGGTCGAGGAGATCCGCCACACCAGCGCCAAACACGCGGAAAGCGCGCAGAGGAGCGCCGAGCTCGGCGGCAAAATGGAGAGCGTCGTCCAACAG GTGGCATCCCTGAAGGGCGTGGTGGACAGTCTGGAGTCGTCAATGGGGGCTACTCGGGTGGAGCTGAAGGACGCCGTGGTTCGGATGGCGCGGGGTGAGGAGGAGACCAGGCGGCTGGAGGAGGCCCTCCAGAAGCTCCAGAAGGACCTCCTGAAGGAGCTCGCCGAGGGCATCAGCGAGGTGAAGGAAGCCCGAGAGCGCGACTTCTCCTCCCTGGAGACGACGGTGGAGCAGCGTCTGGAGGAGGTGAGCCGCTCGGTGCGCTCCAGCGTGGCCGAGTTCACGGGCGCCCAGGGCGAGGCCCAAAGCCAGCTGGCCGACCTCCAGGCCCGGCTGGGCGGCATCGAAGACCCCGCCATGGTCAAGCAGGAGCTGGCCGCCATCGTGGAGGTGGTGGCCGAGATCAGGGCGGCCAAGCAGGACGCCGACTCCACCGCCGATTCCATCCGTGAGCAGATCAACTCGGTGAGGGAGGAGCTCCGGACGCGCAGCCAGGAAGTGGCATCGCTTTCCCAGGAAGTGGAATCCGTCAGGTCGGTGGTGCAGGACACGGTGGGAAGTCTCAAGCTGTCCGTGTCCGCCACCCAGACGGACGTCCAGGCCCTCAGGGACCAAACCGGCCCCCTGCTCGGCGGATGGGAGCAGGCGGCCGAGGGCGTCCGCGACGTGGAGAGGAAGCTCGACGAGGTCGCCGCCCAGATGCAGAAAAGAGCGGACGACGTGGAAGCCCGACTCAAAGCCTCGGAGGAGAGCGGGGAGTCCGCCGTCGCCAAGGTGGAGTCTCTGCTCTCCCAGTACGACACCCAGGAGAGCGCTCAGGTTGGGAAGGCCCCCTCCGAGAGGGAGCTGGAGGCCCTGAGCGAGCACCTGGAGGAGCTCCGGACCAACGTGGCGGCCGTCGGGGAGGCGCAGGACTCTCTGGCCACCACGGACTCGCTCATGGCCCAGCGGGTGGAGGAGCTGGAGAGGCTGGCGGCCGAGGCGGGTGCCGAGAACGCCGCCAAGCTGGAGGAGCAACAGGGAGCCATCGCCTCCATCCAGACGGCCTTGGAGGAGGCCGCCCGGACGCTGGCGGCTTTGTCCGAGGCCGCCGCCCGGGCGCAAGAGTAG
- the ikbip gene encoding inhibitor of nuclear factor kappa-B kinase-interacting protein isoform X2, translating to MPAEVKQRKKKQNDEIVTDSAHKQDGDAKARREQHAGDARKTSSLLDPKCIMCVLSLSVCAALSWTVLQQNARFSQMEEKFTLLYAKTSRLSFVEEQVQKVTQKCEGARSAPDDGEDADRRAARGQLEGLQRDAGRLKEWASGMSAKRSELRSGVDTLAGAVDRIEARTSAIAVDFANKVASVKTDVRRMDGLRSELEALLTQVSELEERASRAERSVAARVGDVLAGSIERVADLRAASERNARALERLGLRLGELDAADQSISERLRELEGGRARLIRTVTFAGDLKPKVAAIKRDFGALEPRLTDLTFRIGNLAEDLGKRDEDVAELRRALDELTSVQEPHVSAAPDPVAVLSEFLDAQQPM from the exons TGAACAACATGCCGGCGACGCTCGAAAAACGTCGAGTTTATTGGACCCTAAATGCATCATGTGCGTCCTGTCTCTTTCGGTGTGCGCGGCACTGAGCTG GACGGTGCTGCAGCAAAATGCCAGGTTCTCCCAGATGGAGGAAAAATTCACACTGTTGTACGCCAAGACCTCACGGTTGTCATTCGTGGAGGAGCAGGTCCAGAAGGTGACCCAAAAA TGCGAGGGCGCGCGGTCGGCGCCGGACGACGGGGAGGACGCGGACCGCCGGGCCGCGCGCGGGCAGCTGGAGGGCCTGCAGCGGGACGCGGGCCGGCTGAAGGAGTGGGCGTCCGGCATGAGCGCCAAGCGGTCGGAGCTGCGGTCCGGCGTGGACACGCTGGCCGGCGCCGTGGACCGGATCGAGGCGCGCACCTCGGCCATCGCAGTGGACTTTGCCAACAAG GTGGCGTCAGTGAAGACGGACGTGCGGCGTATGGACGGCCTGCGGTCGGAGCTGGAGGCCCTCCTGACGCAGGTGTCGGAGCTGGAGGAGCGGGCGTCCCGGGCCGAGCGCTCGGTGGCGGCCCGCGTCGGCGACGTGCTGGCCGGCAGCATCGAGCGCGTCGCCGACCTCCGCGCGGCGTCGGAACGCAACGCGCGGGCCCTGGAGCGGCTCGGCCTCCGCCTCGGCGAGCTGGACGCCGCCGACCAGAGCATCTCGGAACGGCTTCGGGAGCTGGAGGGCGGCCGGGCTCGCCTCATCCGCACGGTGACCTTCGCCGGGGACCTCAAACCCAAAGTGGCCGCCATCAAGAGAGACTTCGGGGCCTTGGAGCCGCGCCTGACCGACCTGACCTTCCGCATCGGGAACTTGGCGGAGGACCTCGGGAAGCGGGACGAGGACGTCGCCGAGCTGAGACGCGCACTGGACGAGCTCACCTCGGTCCAAGAACCGCACGTAAGTGCCGCCCCTGATCCGGTTGCGGTTTTGTCAGAATTTCTAGACGCTCAGCAGCCAATGTGA
- the ikbip gene encoding inhibitor of nuclear factor kappa-B kinase-interacting protein isoform X1: protein MPAEVKQRKKKQNDEIVTDSAHKQDGDAKARREQHAGDARKTSSLLDPKCIMCVLSLSVCAALSWTVLQQNARFSQMEEKFTLLYAKTSRLSFVEEQVQKVTQKLAASEEDLRAALSDVSWAGALRRDVAALHVAMGTLQAEDSAASDDLRAVNERFLNVTETWQERLAAAAAELASLKAESREAHAGAAERVNEAERRARSLAEKLEELEDSTRRNARALERAEEDDAKRAQAQLDWNTRRIHKMDENLNRLARQEAELSAQLRDHLPRAKECEEQLPHVEEALRSILKLAVDLGGVERRLEEVTLQVFSAEDSMLKTLDRVVGVRREMDALRARGAVLKMKNELAVVREAVNELAGVLRAGRPIEEEEEEEEVEPDEEWEEPDGTR, encoded by the exons TGAACAACATGCCGGCGACGCTCGAAAAACGTCGAGTTTATTGGACCCTAAATGCATCATGTGCGTCCTGTCTCTTTCGGTGTGCGCGGCACTGAGCTG GACGGTGCTGCAGCAAAATGCCAGGTTCTCCCAGATGGAGGAAAAATTCACACTGTTGTACGCCAAGACCTCACGGTTGTCATTCGTGGAGGAGCAGGTCCAGAAGGTGACCCAAAAA CTCGCCGCTTCCGAGGAGGACCTCCGGGCGGCGCTCTCCGACGTCTCCTGGGCGGGCGCGCTCCGGCGGGACGTGGCCGCGCTGCACGTCGCCATGGGGACGCTGCAAGCGGAGGACAGCGCGGCGTCGGACGACCTGCGGGCCGTCAACGAGCGCTTCCTCAACGTGACTGAGACGTGGCAGGAGcgcctcgccgccgccgccgccgagctGGCGTCACTCAAGGCCGAGTCGCGGGAGGCCCACGCCGGCGCCGCGGAACGGGTAAACGAGGCCGAGCGGAGGGCCCGGTCGCTGGCGGAGAagctggaggagctggaggacaGCACCAGGCGGAACGCCCGAGCCTTGGAGCGCGCCGAGGAGGACGACGCCAAGCGGGCGCAGGCGCAGCTGGACTGGAACACCCGGCGGATCCACAAAAtggacgagaacctcaacaGGCTGGCCCGCCAGGAGGCGGAGCTCAGCGCCCAGCTGCGGGACCACCTCCCCCGGGCGAAGGAGTGCGAGGAGCAGCTCCCTCACGTGGAGGAGGCGCTGCGCTCCATCCTGAAGCTGGCCGTTGACCTGGGCGGAGTCGAGCGGCGCCTGGAGGAGGTCACGCTCCAGGTGTTCTCGGCCGAGGACAGCATGCTCAAGACCCTCGACCGGGTGGTCGGCGTGCGCCGGGAGATGGACGCCCTGCGGGCGCGCGGCGCCGTCCTCAAGATGAAGAACGAGCTGGCGGTGGTGCGCGAGGCCGTGAACGAACTCGCCGGGGTGCTGAGGGCGGGGCGGCCAatcgaggaagaggaagaggaagaggaggtggagccggACGAAGAGTGGGAAGAACCGGACGGAACTCGATGA